One window of the Salvia miltiorrhiza cultivar Shanhuang (shh) chromosome 6, IMPLAD_Smil_shh, whole genome shotgun sequence genome contains the following:
- the LOC130989202 gene encoding SEC1 family transport protein SLY1 has product MALNLRQKQTECIIKMLNLNQAVGTVGGTANEEVYKILIYDRFCQDILSPLIHVKDLRKHGITLYFLVDKDRNPVHDVPAVYFLQPTHQNVQRIVADASRALYDSFHLNFSSSIPRPLLEDLATGTMNSDSIQRISKVHDQYLEFVTLEDNLFSLANKNCYVQLNDPSAGDKEIEEIIEKIVGGLFCVLATLAVVPIIRCPRGGPAEMVASLLDQRLRDHLLAKNNLFTEGGNFTSSFQRPILCLFDRNFELSVAIQHDFRYKPLVHDVLGLRLNRLNVKVEKGGMKSYELDRTDPFWTANGSLEFPRVAEEIDAQLNKYKKDVEEVNRRTGGDEAQFDGTDLIGNTKHLMNAVNSLPELTERKQVIDKHTNIATALLGEIKGRTLNEFAEKESEMMVRGGIDRNELLAVLKGKGDKMDKLRFAIMFLISTETIPSSEIEAVETTLREAEVDTSAFQYVKKIKSLNVSLASANSASRGNIVDWAEKLYGQSIGAVTAGMKNLLSNDHQLALTRTVDALMEGKPNPDIDSYLVFDPRAPKSSMGSSGSHMKGPFKEAIAFMVGGGNYVEYMSLQELVHRQQPPKHVIYGTTEILTGDEFVEQLAVLGRKMGLGSAPPITGSSNR; this is encoded by the exons ATGGCGCTAAATCTCCGGCAGAAGCAAACCG aGTGCATCATTAAGATGCTGAATCTGAACCAGGCTGTCGGCACCGTCGGCGGAACGGCGAACGAGGAGGTCTACAAGATCCTGATCTACGACAGATTCTGCCAggatatactctctccgttgaTCCACGTCAAGGATTTGCGGAAGCACGGAATCACGCTATATTTCCTCGTCGATAAGGATCGGAATCCCGTCCACGACGTCCCCGCCGTCTACTTCCTCCAGCCGACACATCAGAACGTGCAGCGCATCGTCGCCGACGCCTCCAGAGCGCTTTATGACTCCTTCCACCTCAACTTCTCCTCCTCCATACCCCGGCCGCTCCTCGAGGACCTCGCAACCG GAACAATGAATTCCGATTCGATTCAACGGATCTCCAAGGTGCATGATCAGTATCTGGAATTCGTGACTCTGGAAGATAACTTATTCTCACTTGCCAATAAGAATTGCTATGTTCAGTTGAATGATCCATCTGCTGGAGATAAAGAGATTGAGGAAATTATTGAAAAGATTGTTGGAGGATTATTCTGTGTTTTGGCGACccttgcagttgtgcccattaTTAGGTGTCCCCGTGGAGGTCCAGCTGAGATGGTAGCTTCCTTGCTGGATCAGAGATTGCGCGACCATTTGCTGGCAAAGAACAATTTGTTTACTGAGGGTGGCAACTTCACCAGTTCATTTCAGAGACCGATTTTGTGTCTGTTTGACAGGAATTTTGAGCTATCCGTGGCTATACAACACGATTTTAGGTATAAGCCGCTTGTTCATGATGTGCTTGGTTTGAGGTTGAATAGATTGAATGTGAAAGTAGAGAAAGGAGGGATGAAATCGTATGAATTGGATCGCACTGACCCATTTTGGACAGCAAATGGGTCGCTGGAATTTCCAAGAGTTGCTGAGGAAATTGATGCACAGTTGAATAAGTACAAGAAAGATGTCGAAGAGGTGAATAGGCGGACTGGTGGTGATGAAGCTCAGTTTGATGGGACAGATCTAATTGGCAACACAAAACATCTCATGAATGCAGTTAATTCTCTGCCTGAATTGACTGAGAGGAAGCAAGTGATTGATAAGCATACTAACATTGCTACTGCGTTGTTGGGTGAGATCAAGGGGAGGACTCTTAATGAATTTGCTGAGAAGGAGAGCGAAATGATGGTCAGAGGTGGGATTGATCGTAACGAACTTCTTGCTGTGCTCAAGGGCAAAGGGGACAAGATGGACAAGTTACGATTTGCTATCATGTTTCTTATTTCAACAGAAACCATCCCATCTTCAGAAATTGAAGCGGTGGAAACAACGCTTAGGGAAGCTGAGGTTGATACTAGTGCATTTCAGTATGTGAAGAAGATAAAATCATTGAATGTCTCCCTAGCATCAGCTAACTCTGCAAGCAGGGGAAACATTGTTGATTGGGCAGAAAAACTCTACGGGCAGTCAATCGGTGCTGTAACTGCTGGTATGAAAAACTTGCTGTCCAACGATCATCAATTGGCACTAACCCGAACAGTTGATGCATTAATGGAGGGGAAACCTAACCCTGACATTGACTCGTATCTTGTGTTTGATCCCCGCGCCCCAAAGTCATCCATGGGCTCAAGCGGCAGCCACATGAAAGGACCGTTTAAAGAAGCTATAGCATTCATGGTTGGTGGTGGAAACTATGTGGAGTACATGAGCTTGCAAGAGCTCGTTCATCGCCAGCAACCTCCTAAGCATGTCATCTACGGAACCACCGAGATCCTCACAGGAGACGAGTTTGTGGAGCAGCTGGCAGTGCTAGGGCGGAAAATGGGTTTAGGAAGTGCTCCACCTATCACTGGCAGCTCAAATAGGTAA